In Caldisphaera lagunensis DSM 15908, a single genomic region encodes these proteins:
- a CDS encoding phosphoglycolate phosphatase has translation MIKYVATDVDGTLTIRRGDVRISIEAINGIRLLESNGIKVSLISGNSLPVTLGLRGYIGASGPAIAENGCIIYFHGYKHICNKTPPDELKDIALKMGLIESWQNKFRFHDLAFFIPRNMDKSKIKDLINEIEKNSNKYGFKVLWSGYALHILPEMGGKGFGVKIASELLGFKEEEVATIGDGENDLDMLNFGILSACPSDASEEVKKTVKYVASKPGGEGFLEIANYILKINNQNSG, from the coding sequence ATGATAAAATACGTAGCAACTGATGTTGATGGTACACTTACAATAAGAAGAGGAGACGTCAGAATAAGCATTGAAGCAATAAATGGAATTAGGCTATTAGAATCTAATGGAATTAAAGTTTCATTAATATCAGGGAATTCCTTACCAGTTACATTAGGTTTAAGGGGTTATATTGGTGCATCAGGACCTGCAATTGCAGAAAATGGTTGTATAATTTATTTTCATGGATATAAACACATATGTAATAAAACACCTCCTGATGAATTAAAGGACATAGCGTTAAAGATGGGACTTATAGAGAGCTGGCAAAATAAATTTAGATTTCACGATTTAGCTTTTTTTATACCTAGAAATATGGATAAAAGCAAAATAAAAGATTTAATTAATGAAATTGAAAAAAATTCTAACAAATATGGATTTAAAGTATTGTGGAGCGGCTATGCATTGCATATATTGCCAGAAATGGGTGGTAAAGGGTTTGGAGTAAAGATTGCAAGTGAATTGCTTGGGTTTAAAGAAGAAGAAGTAGCTACAATAGGTGATGGTGAAAACGATTTGGATATGCTTAATTTTGGTATTTTATCAGCTTGTCCTAGTGATGCATCAGAAGAAGTAAAGAAAACTGTAAAATATGTTGCTAGTAAACCAGGAGGTGAAGGTTTTTTAGAAATAGCTAATTACATATTAAAAATAAACAATCAAAATTCAGGTTAA
- a CDS encoding MBL fold metallo-hydrolase produces MTKIKILGSGKEVGRAGILIEENSRSVLLDYGVNFDEDDRPIFPLHVRPKDIDVVILTHSHLDHIGAAPSLYISIMPKIGATPLTLDVSKILLMDMIKLNGPYLPFDEQSVNDMLTSAETMDYEKPYEYGDFQVTLMDSGHIPGSASVLVETSNNKILYTADMNTIETKLKNPHKLNGVEADTLIIESTYSTSNHPPRDETEKRFIDDVNDVVEKGGIVLVPAFGVSRGQEIMALLEEKGFGYNIWVDGMIRDIAELYIAHSNYLRSPGLLLKAMQEQRLVKGWNDRRKALKQPGVIIASAGMMKGGPSLYYLKKLAHNPRNAVFMVSYQAEKTPGRDILETGSYYDGNTKVEVKARVEWFDFSSHTDRRGILETIKSIQGIQRVILVHGEPEGQKSLAEEIRNHNTNLDIIIPDNGDEINISNT; encoded by the coding sequence ATGACTAAAATAAAAATATTAGGAAGTGGCAAAGAAGTAGGAAGAGCAGGAATTTTAATAGAAGAAAATAGTAGATCAGTATTATTAGACTATGGTGTAAATTTTGATGAAGATGATAGGCCTATATTTCCTCTTCATGTAAGGCCAAAAGATATAGATGTTGTAATATTAACTCATAGTCATTTAGATCACATTGGAGCAGCACCATCATTATATATATCAATAATGCCTAAAATTGGCGCAACACCATTAACTTTGGACGTAAGCAAAATACTCTTAATGGATATGATTAAGCTTAATGGTCCCTATTTACCATTTGATGAACAAAGCGTTAATGATATGTTAACTTCAGCAGAAACAATGGATTATGAAAAACCTTATGAATATGGAGATTTTCAAGTTACATTAATGGATAGTGGGCATATACCAGGAAGTGCAAGCGTTTTAGTAGAGACAAGTAATAATAAAATTCTATATACCGCTGATATGAATACTATCGAAACTAAACTTAAAAATCCCCATAAATTAAATGGTGTTGAAGCTGATACATTAATAATAGAATCTACATATTCAACATCAAATCATCCTCCAAGGGATGAAACGGAAAAAAGGTTTATAGATGATGTCAATGATGTTGTTGAAAAGGGAGGAATTGTATTAGTTCCTGCTTTCGGGGTTTCTAGAGGACAAGAGATAATGGCATTGCTAGAAGAAAAAGGTTTTGGTTACAATATATGGGTTGATGGAATGATAAGAGATATAGCGGAGCTTTACATTGCACATAGCAATTATCTAAGATCACCGGGATTATTATTAAAAGCAATGCAAGAGCAAAGATTAGTTAAAGGGTGGAATGATAGAAGAAAAGCTTTAAAACAACCTGGAGTAATTATTGCTAGCGCTGGCATGATGAAAGGAGGGCCTAGTCTCTATTACCTTAAAAAATTAGCTCATAATCCTAGAAATGCAGTTTTTATGGTAAGCTATCAAGCTGAAAAAACTCCTGGTAGAGATATACTAGAAACAGGAAGTTATTACGATGGAAATACAAAAGTTGAAGTAAAGGCAAGGGTTGAATGGTTTGATTTTTCAAGTCATACTGATAGAAGAGGAATATTAGAAACAATAAAATCTATACAGGGAATTCAAAGAGTTATATTAGTACATGGAGAGCCTGAAGGGCAAAAATCATTAGCAGAAGAAATAAGAAACCATAATACCAATCTAGATATAATAATACCAGACAATGGGGATGAAATAAATATAAGTAATACTTAA
- a CDS encoding nascent polypeptide-associated complex protein — translation MMGMNPKDLKKAMKRLGMEIEEVKAEKVTIDETDGSKLIIEDPQVMIIKAKNQPTMVYVVGEPKKVEETKKKEEVSISEEDINLVMEQANVDKETAKKALIESNGDIAEAILKLKGS, via the coding sequence TTGATGGGTATGAATCCAAAAGATTTAAAAAAGGCGATGAAAAGATTAGGTATGGAAATTGAAGAAGTTAAGGCCGAAAAAGTTACAATTGACGAAACCGATGGTTCTAAGTTAATAATTGAAGATCCTCAAGTTATGATAATTAAAGCAAAGAACCAACCCACAATGGTTTACGTAGTTGGAGAACCTAAAAAAGTCGAGGAAACTAAGAAAAAAGAAGAGGTCTCAATTAGTGAAGAAGATATTAATTTAGTTATGGAGCAGGCAAACGTTGATAAGGAAACTGCAAAGAAGGCTTTAATCGAATCAAATGGAGATATCGCTGAGGCTATTCTAAAACTGAAAGGAAGTTAG